aattcgcaattacaattaatgaggagagagagtgtcaggcgggcacggggccgtgtccagcggacacggggccgtgtccagccttctgtccagcctataaatagaggagcttggcttcattctctctcatcccttggcacaccacctctctcacacttcatccatcacccaccaccaccataacaccatcatccaccaccatcatccattgtccatcgtagagtgtgtgagtcgtctcgggatccaagattgatcgtaagagttcttgacaatcaaggccatgtttgcctaagtctcttacatcacttggtgaagacaagtgtttagtataatactttttatttttaatcttttgcactttttatttggttttgtattaatgactttaataactagttacttatgttgaaggtgatctttccttatcgtttgtccgtggtgtcttggcgttattttactgtctatataaaataaaagattttcaccattcatatctccacggtctatatggaggtatgttggctacctggtcgggggttaagggaacggtttggtaagggtcttgcccttattcagcgtttagaggtcctgcttgggacctgggtcaaatttagtaggatctccttcaatgcccataggtattggatggcggggatccaaactctttgaccccctcataagttaactactattaatactataacccggctatttaggactgtatccctgctgactcagactacttagccgagggtaacgtcaccgccagaagcggggcctaccataatttgcattaataacttaattcattatctttcaataatccgaccctttaggattgtatccttgctgactcaaactactgggttgagggtaacgtcgccttcaaaagaggggcctactacaataactaagataatctcttaaacaagtgcaaaagtgcgaaaataatcaaaggttatactaatacacgtctcggatccaagtgattcatcttgtctatctgtttttattttattttatttttcagcatttagttagtttttatttttcttagtttaaaacatttttctaactttttgatttgattagacgttgaggataaaccggtactaaaagctcttgtgtccttggacgacctcggtatcttaccaacactatactacgtccacgatgggtgcacttgcccatatgtgtgtttagtgttagtgaatatcgtgttttataaatttaaaacttggctaaaagtgtaaaaagggcttaattatatattaaaaacatatacacactgacacgcatcaatcCCCACACTTAGGTTCTAACATTGGCTCTAGCCTAGGATCGCTCACCCTCTCTGTCTCTATTCTCTCACATCCTTTACTCTCCCCCACCGATGCCACTGCCTCTATTCGAACCGGTGGTGAACCAACCTCTCTTAACTCTAGACCCGACCTAGTAGATATAGCTTTAACGTGATGATTGGTTGTGTTAGGTTGGGCGTTACCCGAGAACTGACCGGAAGACCTTTCTTGCAATTGACTATTTATGTCACTGACTTGCCTTTGAAGGTCTAAAAAGTTGGAGTGATTGTTCTTTAAAAATATGGAATGATCCTCTAAGGTTCTTTGAGTGGCCTCTAAGGCCCTTTGGGTTGCTTCTAAGGCCCTTTCGGTTGCTTGATTCTTAACTAGTATTTGGGATAACATAGCTTTAATCTCATCTAGACCACTACCCAAATCTTGGTTGTTTGAACTTTGACTGTTTGACCCCCCACTATTTAACTGACCTACTAAACCTGAACTACCAAACTGACCCTGCTGATTCGAACCCCCACTAGAATAATAATCATGTCCCCTGTTTTGATTCGAAATTGATTGGAAACCGGGGGGATTACCGGAAGAGCAGAAGGTGTTATTGTTACTACGCCAATTGGACCCTAAATTTGAATTGTTGAAAGGGTTCGTTGGACCTCTATTGGCTATGAACTCTACCTGCTCAACAGTGAGTGTGGGACAATCTATAGTATCGTGACCCCCTCTACACACCTCACACCTATCGAACCTCCTCTCTAAATCGTTCATCCTACTATTAAGCTTTCTCTCAAGGTTTTCCATCGTCGCGGCCATCGATGTATCCAAGCTAACTTGGTGTACTCCTCGACCGGCCGAGGAAGTACTAGACACAGGAGTGGAAGTCCTGCTGATGGGGCATAGATCAATGTCGGAATGGGCGAAACTCTCAAAAAGGTCATTGCATTCGGCCACTGTTTTCTTACCTAGGAGGTGGCCTCCTGCTGAAGTGTCAAAACGGGCTCGAGTCTCTGGAGTGAGACCGTTGTAGAATTTCTCTACAAGTGCCCAATCAAATAACCCATGTTGAGTGCAACGAGAGAGTAGGGTTTGGAATCTTTCCCAAGCTAGGTGGTAGGGTTCGTCAGGCTCCATCCGGAATGAATGGATCTGATCACGAAGACGAGATGCTTTGGCGGGTGGGAAATATTTGGCAAGGAAGGCATCTCGAAGGGTGGCCCATGTGGTAAACGTACCCGCGGGTTGTGAATCAAGCCAGGTGGCTGCGCGGCCTGCGAGTGAGAATGGGAAGACCAGGAGGAAGCGAGCGTCAAGGTTGGCACCTTCAATGGAAAAGGTGCTGCAGAGGCGGGTGAGGCGGCTGATGTGAGCTGGGGCATCCTCGTCATCACGACCGTGAAATTGGCACGAGTTGGTGATAACGGCAAAAATGTAGGACGGGATTTTCCAAGACTTGTCATTATTGATGGCGGGAAGGGTAATGGGTGAGTTCGCACCGGTGAAACCAGCGGTGGATTCCTGATGAACCGTTTGACGACCTGCCATATGGACAACGGGTTGTGGGCTAGCAGGATGGGAAGATGGTGTTTGTAGTAACTGACTCAACAAAATAATAAAGACACTAAAATACTTAGACTACTACGACTCAAACAAAAGAAAACAACTAGCACGTATGATGTCAAGaaagtccaaacaaagtaattaACGCAATTGTCAAA
The sequence above is drawn from the Helianthus annuus cultivar XRQ/B chromosome 12, HanXRQr2.0-SUNRISE, whole genome shotgun sequence genome and encodes:
- the LOC110893088 gene encoding uncharacterized protein LOC110893088, which codes for MAGRQTVHQESTAGFTGANSPITLPAINNDKSWKIPSYIFAVITNSCQFHGRDDEDAPAHISRLTRLCSTFSIEGANLDARFLLVFPFSLAGRAATWLDSQPAGTFTTWATLRDAFLAKYFPPAKASRLRDQIHSFRMEPDEPYHLAWERFQTLLSRCTQHGLFDWALVEKFYNGLTPETRARFDTSAGGHLLGKKTVAECNDLFESFAHSDIDLCPISRTSTPVSSTSSAGRGVHQVSLDTSMAATMENLERKLNSRMNDLERRFDRCEVCRGGHDTIDCPTLTVEQVEFIANRGPTNPFNNSNLGSNWRSNNNTFCSSGNPPGFQSISNQNRGHDYYSSGGSNQQGQFGSSGLVGQLNSGGSNSQSSNNQDLGSGLDEIKAMLSQILVKNQATERALEATQRALEATQRTLEDHSIFLKNNHSNFLDLQRQVSDINSQLQERSSGQFSGNAQPNTTNHHVKAISTRSGLELREVGSPPVRIEAVASVGESKGCERIETERDPPDRRVEDLEKIVQCLESKLEALSEAQCGDRFRFETFKFKPPDDELRGCERYEEVWRDSGNHRYDGATAREIWYTGEPRLHDPP